A single Lactuca sativa cultivar Salinas chromosome 8, Lsat_Salinas_v11, whole genome shotgun sequence DNA region contains:
- the LOC111878444 gene encoding probable serine/threonine-protein kinase PBL10, translating to MTEENNNEGKDIGMTLVDPTKTASEGSNENINKSVTMLKEQSSSSQMTTQKLMIFTFDELWRATGKFLPPPILGVSDRVSVYKGWVTSASYTPSAFDVPEAIVIKNLNTNFAKNCDKWQAEVEYMGKFSHPNVVKLLGYGWGSNEIQLVYEYTEKGSLYTHLFGEDADPLPWDTRIKIALGAAQGLAFMHMEMYIICRDEFNAKITDFGEGGFNPVSGESPTSYNDGYVAPEYLATGWLYLKSDVYGFGVVMLEIVTGLRAVGSGKYYQLQSLVDWARPYLTSIKKLPKNNGSTVETSLSIESCNESSSTHHRLSSS from the exons ATGACAGAAGAGAATAACAATGAAGGTAAAGATATCGGTATGACTTTAGTAGATCCGACTAAGACAGCATCAGAGGGGAGCAATGAAAACATAAATAAAAGTGTGACAATGTTGAAGGAACAGTCATCAAGTAGTCAGATGACGACACAGAAATTGATGATATTCACATTCGATGAGTTGTGGAGAGCCACCGGGAAATTCTTGCCACCACCAATTCTTGGAGTTTCGGATCGTGTGTCAGTCTATAAAGGGTGGGTGACTAGTGCATCATACACACCATCAGCATTTGATGTCCCAGAAGCCATCGTGATCAAGAATTTAAACACAAATTTTGCTAAAAATTGTGATAAGTGGCAG GCAGAAGTGGAATATATGGGAAAATTTAGCCACCCAAATGTTGTTAAACTCCTTGGATATGGCTGGGGCAGTAATGAGATTCAGCTTGTTTATGAATATACAGAAAAAGGGAGCTTATATACGCATCTCTTCGGGG AAGATGCAGACCCACTTCCATGGGACACAAGGATTAAAATAGCCTTGGGAGCAGCTCAAGGCCTTGCTTTCATGCACATGGAAATGTATATCATTTGCAGGGAT GAGTTCAATGCAAAGATCACGGATTTTGGAGAGGGAGGGTTTAATCCGGTCAGTGGAGAGTCTCCTACATCATACAACGACGGTTATGTGGCTCCTGAGTATCTAGCCACTG GGTGGTTATATCTGAAGAGCGATGTTTATGGTTTTGGAGTGGTGATGCTAGAGATAGTTACAGGGTTACGTGCAGTTGGTTCTGGTAAGTATTATCAGCTACAGAGTTTGGTGGATTGGGCTAGACCTTACTTAACCAGTATAAAAAAACTACCAAAAAACAATGGATCCACAGTTGAAACAAGTTTATCCATCGAAAGCTGCAATGAAAGCAGCTCAACTCATCATAGATTGTCTTCATCATGA
- the LOC111878425 gene encoding uncharacterized protein LOC111878425, with amino-acid sequence MLHVLKLSFVLDPKLPPIPDNPIPKERESVDPAVITELEKQRILRRKSEELCVGHIKNSLSDRLYDLYSSVKDSKELWNALELKYKAHEEGTNKYLVSKYLEFQMVDDKSIMEQVHELQVMVNKLNALTISLPDVFQVGAIIAKLPPSWKDFSKRMMHKSEDYSLDDLMKHLRIEEETRIRDKRGKVG; translated from the coding sequence ATGCTTCATGTCTTGAAGCTCTCCTTTGTGTTGGACCCAAAACTGCCACCAATTCCAGATAATCCAATTCCCAAGGAGAGGGAATCTGTGGACCCAGCGGTCATTACAGAACTGGAAAAGCAAAGGATTCTGCGTAGAAAATCCGAGGAATTGTGTGTGGGTCACATCAAGAATTCCCTATCTGATCGGCTCTATGATCTTTACTCGTCGGTCAAAGATTCAAAAGAGCTATGGAATGCATTGGAACTTAAGTACAAGGCACATGAGGAAGGTACTAACAAGTACCTTGTGTCCAAGTACCTTGAGTTTCAAATGGTTGATGACAAATCGATTATGGAGCAAGTGCATGAACTCCAAGTCATGGTCAACAAGTTGAACGCACTCACCATCTCTCTTCCAGATGTCTTTCAGGTTGGTGCGATCATCGCAAAACTGCCACCCTCGTGGAAAGATTTCTCTAAGAGAATGATGCACAAGTCTGAGGACTACTCCTTGGATGATCTGATGAAACACCTCCGCATTGAGGAGGAAACTCGCATCAGGGACAAGAGAGGTAAAGTTGGATAA
- the LOC111878447 gene encoding receptor-like protein kinase FERONIA: protein MEYFSTAVIFLLTVLGVVFYYLQKQQEEDDGEQKKSSLSSSSSDQQRSLPEEEHEKRKDSFSSWSPSKPCRRFSLAEIKLATNDFDDAFVIGKGGFGKVYKGKIEFGEEGIDVAIKRLNLEHSSQGATEFKAEIEMLSQFRHSHIVSLLGYHEGSDKREMILVYEYMLNGSLDHHLHKIRANGSNSSLLTWIERLNICIGAARGLDYLHTGTSVQSRVIHRDIKSSNILLDENLAAKISDFGLSRIGPANLVGTTNVYTDFIKGTFGYMDAEYFATHRLTRKSDVYAFGVVLLEVLCGRPALDFTLDEEQHSLAVWARDCIEEGKIDRIIDPSLRGQTTASCLNEFAQIAYECMLSSSKNRPTMTKVVARLEFVLALGSQKHGGVTIAEKVWVLFSIPVKHELLET, encoded by the coding sequence ATGGAATACTTTTCCACTGCTGTTATATTTCTCCTTACtgtattgggtgttgttttttattatttacaGAAACAACAGGAGGAAGATGATGGTGAGCAGAAGAAATCATCcctgtcatcatcatcatcggatCAACAACGATCCCTACCTGAAGAAGAACATGAAAAGAGGAAAGATTCATTCTCATCATGGTCACCAAGTAAACCATGTCGACGTTTTTCACTTGCTGAAATCAAATTGGCAACTAATGATTTCGATGATGCGTTTGTAATCGGAAAGGGTGGATTCGGGAAGGTATATAAAGGTAAGATTGAGTTTGGTGAAGAAGGAATTGATGTTGCCATTAAGAGGTTGAATCTTGAACATTCGAGTCAAGGGGCAACCGAGTTCAAGGCAGAGATTGAGATGCTTTCCCAGTTTCGCCATAGTCACATTGTCTCTCTTTTAGGATACCATGAAGGATCTGATAAAAGAGAGATGATCcttgtttatgaatacatgctGAATGGAAGCCTTGATCATCATCTCCACAAAATAAGAGCCAATGGAAGTAATTCTTCTCTGCTAACATGGATCGAGAGGCTCAACATTTGTATAGGTGCTGCCCGTGGTTTGGACTACCTCCATACGGGTACAAGTGTGCAATCAAGAGTCATACACCGTGATATCAAGAGCTCAAACATCTTGCTGGATGAGAATTTGGCTGCTAAGATTTCCGACTTTGGGTTGTCAAGGATTGGCCCAGCCAATCTGGTGGGCACCACTAATGTTTATACCGATTTCATAAAAGGTACATTTGGGTACATGGATGCTGAGTATTTTGCAACTCACAGACTGACACGAAAGTCTGATGTGTATGCATTTGGTGTGGTGTTATTGGAAGTGTTGTGTGGTAGGCCTGCTCTGGATTTCACATTAGATGAGGAGCAACACAGCCTGGCGGTATGGGCCAGAGACTGCATCGAAGAAGGTAAGATTGATCGAATCATTGATCCCAGTTTGAGGGGTCAAACCACAGCTAGTTGTCTGAATGAATTTGCACAAATTGCATATGAATGTATGCTTAGTTCTTCAAAGAATCGACCCACAATGACTAAGGTAGTGGCTCGGCTAGAATTTGTGTTGGCATTGGGGTCACAAAAACATGGGGGAGTGACAATTGCTGAAAAGGTGTGGGTGCTGTTCTCTATTCCAGTTAAACATGAACTCTTAGAAACTTAA